Genomic window (Nitrospirota bacterium):
TTGAGGATGATTTTATAATCAGCAAAAGAGGGGGTGTAAATAAGCATGAATAAAGAAAACAGGACAATAAAGTATATAGCCTTTTTCATGTGAAAATACCCCAAATCCGTCACTCCCGCTTGTCGGGAGTCCTTCCGAAAGAAAGATTCCGGACAAGCCGGAATGACAAGATTACAGACGACATGGGACATTAGATTTGCAGTTCTCAATAACACCAGCTTATGCCGGTTCTTTTTTGAGTTCAAAGGTTTCAACATCTTTTTCTGTATATTCCTTGACCGTTGGCTTCAGTATCTTTTCTATTGGATAATCTCCGGGGTTGAGGATTTCAATGCCTATCAGATTGCCTTTCTCATCCAGATCAATGTTCAGGTTCTCATTAATTTCAAGAGTTCTTTCCCGCTCTTTTTCCTGAACCCTGATATAAAGAGCCTTCGCATAATGGTCATATTCTATTTTCATGCCACCTCCTACTGGTTGCGGTCAATAATAGTTATAATCTCGTAAC
Coding sequences:
- a CDS encoding DUF2283 domain-containing protein, translated to MKIEYDHYAKALYIRVQEKERERTLEINENLNIDLDEKGNLIGIEILNPGDYPIEKILKPTVKEYTEKDVETFELKKEPA